The sequence below is a genomic window from Uranotaenia lowii strain MFRU-FL chromosome 2, ASM2978415v1, whole genome shotgun sequence.
TATAAGTTCTGAGACAGTGAAAAGGGACATCAAGCTGAGATCTAACATCTGACTCATGAATCAGGTTTAGGGTTTTAGGTCTCGTTTCTCAAGTCTCAAAGCTAATCCCATTCCCAACACCGAACGTTCCTAAATGTTTCCCATTGAAGATAACATTGAAAACCGTGCGTGTATGCGTGAAGATTGTAtgcgagaagaaaaaaaacatcgaggGATCCGTAGCGTATTTCCTCACGTTTTGTATCCTTCCTTATTACTGAAAAAAGGGACGTCCTCCAACAAAACCGTGATGGGCACTGCCTACGCTTCCTAAGAAAAGTCAGGTATCTCTGCGGGTTATTCtgcttttaaataattttgcttaagctcagaaattttgaaaatgacctgtcattaaaaatttctaccataCATCAGTTGCGCCATATTCTGGCAAATCTTCCTTGTATTTCCAACAACATCGGTAATTGATTGAAACAGGACCCGGAACCAAATGAACCATCATACTTGTTCGCACATGAAACAATTTCTTTATTACGCTTGTTGAAACGTACAATTGGCGCATTTATTGGAATGAATCAAAAGAAATATATATTAAACTAATTCACAGAACTGCATCTAAAAAAAACCGCGCAAgaaacttaaaattatcaatatatAATAATATAGAACTAAATATTTGTAAAACGTAAAACAGTTCGCCTAACTGATACGaagaaaaactattatttttaagGATTTCTTAAACAATCTTAAGCTATCTTCACtttgattacttttttatcttttgacTTTGCATTGTTTCAGACTTTCATAGACATTTATGAAACAaacatgttttgaaataaatatttgatattcCTTGTCTTAATACTCGATTTTGTTCTAcgattgttgctgttgttgttgctgctgctgttgttggaaaTGTTGTTGTTGAAGTTGCAGCTGGGCAACATGTATAgcctgttgttgctgctgctgttgctgttgttgttggtgaTGCCTGAGGAGAGCCTGTTGATGATCTAGGGTTGTTACCGGTGTGATGACGATTCCTGTACCCGGGCCTCCAGGATGGCTGTTGATGATGTTGTGAACGGGGATGGTTTGTGTTTGGTGGACATGAGGAGGCTGAGATGAGATGGTGGTGGGGTTTCCCGGTTGGCCTGCCGCGTGAATGGGAATGATCTCGATCTGATTGTTAACCGGAAGGAGCTGATTGATTGGCCAGGCGGTGGTTATGGGGGTGATTGTTGTCGTCGGCATTCCGGGTTGTTGGTTGATTTGTTGCGTTGTAGGGATTGTTTGGGGTTGGAAGGCAGGAACCAGTTGGCTACTATCGAAGGTTTGAACGGGTACAAGCATTGGGGTACCGTTATGCATTATGAGCATCGTGGTTACATTGGGAGTTGGTTGGAAATGTGCTGTTGTAGTGGCCATGGCAGACTGGAGGGCAGGATTTGTTTGTACAACAGTGTTGAATGCGGGTGAAAGGGTAATGGTTTTTATTTGGGTTGGGGCTGGTGGTTGCTGGATGACTTGTGGTTTTTCGTGAGCCTCGTAGTGTTGTCGAGCATCTTCAAGCTGATTGAATGCTGTCATACAAATCTTGCATGTGTAAGGACTACTGTGGGTAGCTTCGTGAACCCGGAGGTCTTCGTCGGATGGAATATACACATCACAAACGCAACATTCAACAGTTTGTCCATCGTCGGGTTCATCGAAATCGTCCTCATCAGGCTCTCCATCGCCATCCGCATCTTCGGCATCCTCTTCTTCCTCACACTGTTCTGCTTTAACCTGTTGAGATTGCTGTTGTTCTGCAGGATTCGTCTGCTGCTGGATTGGATGGTGCGGAACCGGTGTGAGGGCACGAAACTGATCAACAATCTGTTCTCGCTGCATTCGTATTTTGTCCTCGTTACCACCTTGCCGAACCATCGAACCAAGCGTCTCttcaagttttttcatttctctgGGGCGAATCTTCAAGCAGTGATATCGAAGATAATGTGTTTGCAGACATTTGATGTTGGATGTGGTGTAGCTTGGACATCCCATCTGACACTTAAGAGCTTGGGTGTGCTTGgctctaaaattgaaaaattgaaaaaaaaaaatcaatgtcttCATAATGAAAGTTCCACTTTAAGCAGGACGCAAATCCAAGACTCACCTTTTGTGAATGTGCAACTTGTTGGTGTCGAAGAAGTACTTCCCACAATCCCGGCAGCTGTGGTTTTCCTCGAAATGGTTCCGAATGTGACCCAACAGTTGCATCGTTTTGTTGAACACCTCGTTGCACAGTTTGCATTTGAAACCGAGCCGGAGTCTCTGCTCGGTTCCATCCGTGACGACCCGGAAGTACTGAACCATTTTAACGATCTGGAAATCCcgaaagttgggaaaatcttccgGCAGCGAGGGCCTCGTATTGTCCTCTGCCAGCTGGTTCGGATCTTCATTgctttgctgctgctgttggtggCCACTGCTGGTTCCTCCAAAGTTGCTCAGCACATAATTACCTTCCATgtgaaaaatatgcaaaactcGTCGATCCTAACTATTGACAATTTTCTTCACCTATCCCCGGATCTAAGGTGTGACGCTTACTGAACTAAAAATCGTATTAAGCTTTAATTTTAAGCCTTAAAATAGatttataacacaaaattttccTTCATGATTTCACtatattttcgaattttgattacaaaatattGATGTAAAAAGGTAAACACAAAACTGACAGTTTGCATATAATACACGCTACAAGccagttatttatttttgacacaTCGTGAACCCAAACCccaaaatttcatagaaatatACAATTCAACGATctgatttataatttaaaaattgtgtaaaatccgaaattctaaatttgaaactgcgaattcagaattttaatttttgatttatgaaacctgatttaaattttttaattttaatttaagatttttaattctgGATATTCGATTCAtgaatttcgatttaaaaatacatgttatcatgtttctgatttttttagctgaattttgaattttgaattttgaattttgaattttgaattttgaattttgaattttgaattttgaattttgaattttgaattttgaattttgaattttgaaatttgaattttgaattttgaattttgaattttgaattttgaattttgaattttgaattttgaattttgaattttgaattttgaattttgaattttgaattttgaattttgaattttgaattttgaattttgaattttgaattttgaattttgaattttgaattttgaattttgaattttgaattttgaattttgaattttgaattttgaattttgaattttgaattttgaattttgaattttgaattttgaattttgaattttgaattttgaattttgaattttgaattttgaattttgaattttgaattttgaattttgaattttgaattttgaattttgaattttgaattttgaattttgaattttgaatttgaattttgaattttgaaatttggattttgaattttgaaattcgaattttgaattttgaattttgaattttgaattttgaattgtgaattttgaattttgaattttaaattttaaattttaaattttaaattttgaattttgaattttgaattttgaattttgaattttgaattttgaattttgaattttgaattttgaattttgaattttgaattttgaattttgaattttgaattttgaattttgaattttgaaatttggattttgaattttgaaattcgaattttgaattttgaattttgaattttgaattgtgaattttgaattttgaattttaaattttaaattttgaattttgaattttgaattttgaattttgaattttgaattttgaattttgaattttgaattttgaattttgaattttgaattttgaattttgaattttgaattttgaattttgaattttgaattttgaattttgaattttgaattttgaattttgaattttgaattttgaattttgaattttgaattttgaattttgagttttgaattttgaattttgaatttttaattttgaattttgaatttgaattttgaattttgaattttgaatttttgaattttgaattttgaatttttgaattttgaattttgaattttgaattttgaattttgaattttgaattttgaattttgaattttgaattttgaatttgaattttgaattttgaattttgaattttgaattttgaaatttgaattttgaattttgaattttgaattttgaattttgaattttgaattttgaattttgaattttgaattttgaattttgaattttgaattttgaattttgaattttgaattttgaatttgaattttgaattttgaattttgaattttgaattttgaattttgaattttgaattttgaattttgaattttgaattttgaatttgaattttgaattttgaattttgaattttgaattttgaattttgaattttgaattttgaattttgaattttgaattttgaattttgaattttgaattttgaattttgaattttgaattttgaattttgaattttgaattttgaattttgaattttgaatttgaattttgaattttgaattttgaattttgaattttgaattttgaattttgaattttgaattttgaattttgaaatttggattttgaattttgaaattcgaatttgaattttgaattttgaattttgaattttgaattttgaattgtgaattttgaattttgaattttaaattttaaattttaaattttaaattttgaattttgaattttgaattttgaattttgaattttgaattttgaattttgaattttgaattttgaattttgaatttgaattttgaattttgaaatttggattttgaattttgaaattcgaattttgaattttgaattttgaattttgaattgtgaattttgaattttgaattttaattttaaattttgaattttgaattttgaattttgaattttgaattttgaattttgaattttgaattttgaattttgaattttgaattttgattttgaattttgaattttgaattttgaattttgaatttgaattttgaattttgaattttgaattttgaattttgaattttgaattttgaattttgaattttgaattttgaattttgaattttgaattttgaattttgaattttgaattttgaattttgaattttgaatttgaattttgaattttgagttttgaattttgaattttgaatttttaattttgaattttgaattttgaattttgaattttgaattttgaatttttgaattttgaattttgaatttttgaattttgaattttgaattttgaattttgaattttgaattttgaattttgaattttgaattttgaattttaaattttgaattttgaattttgaatttatatgttaaaatttagaatttagaacttAGAGTTTAGAATtgtgaattcagaatttagaattcggAAATTAGTATATAaagtttagaattcagatttagaattcagaatttagaattcggaatttagaatttagagtttagaatatagaatttagaatttagaatttcgaatttagaatttcgaatttagaatttcgaattttgaatttagaatttagaatttagaatttagaatttagaatttagaatttagaatttagaatttagaatttagaatttagaatttagaatttagaatttagaatttagaatttagaatttagaatttagaatttagaatttagaatttagaatttagaatttagaatttagaatttagaatttagaatttagaatttagaatttagaatttagaatttagaatttagaatttagaatttagaatttagaatttagaatttagaatttagaatttagaatttagaatttagaatttagaatttagaatttagaatttagaatttagaatttagaatttagaatttagaatttagaattcagaatttagaatttagaatctagaatttagaatttagaatttagaatttagaatttagaatttagaatttagaatttagaatttagaatttagaatttagaatttagaatttagaatttagaatttagaatttagaatttagaatttagaatttagaatttagaatttagaatttagaatttagaatttagaatttagaatttagaatttagaatttagaatttagaatttagaatttagaatttagaatttagaatttagaatttagaatttagaatttagaatttagaatttagaatttagaatttagaatttagaatttagaatttagaatttagtatttagaatttagaatttagaatttagaatttagaatttagaatttagaatttagaatttagaatttagaatttaggatttagaatttagaatttagaatttagaatttagaatttagaatttagaatttagaatttagaatttagaatttagaatttagaatttagaatttagaatttagaatttagaatttagaatttagaatttagaatttagaatttagaatttagaatttagaatttagaatttagaatttagaatttagaatttagaatttagaatttagaatttagaatttagaatttagaatttagaatttagaatttagaatttagaatttagaatttagaatttagaatttagaatttagaatttagaatttagaatttagaatttagaatttagaatttagaatttagaatttagaatttagaatttagaatttagaatttagaatttagaatttagaatttagaatttagaatttagaatttagaatttagaatttagaatttagaatttagaattta
It includes:
- the LOC129745832 gene encoding ras-interacting protein RIP3-like encodes the protein MEGNYVLSNFGGTSSGHQQQQQSNEDPNQLAEDNTRPSLPEDFPNFRDFQIVKMVQYFRVVTDGTEQRLRLGFKCKLCNEVFNKTMQLLGHIRNHFEENHSCRDCGKYFFDTNKLHIHKRAKHTQALKCQMGCPSYTTSNIKCLQTHYLRYHCLKIRPREMKKLEETLGSMVRQGGNEDKIRMQREQIVDQFRALTPVPHHPIQQQTNPAEQQQSQQVKAEQCEEEEDAEDADGDGEPDEDDFDEPDDGQTVECCVCDVYIPSDEDLRVHEATHSSPYTCKICMTAFNQLEDARQHYEAHEKPQVIQQPPAPTQIKTITLSPAFNTVVQTNPALQSAMATTTAHFQPTPNVTTMLIMHNGTPMLVPVQTFDSSQLVPAFQPQTIPTTQQINQQPGMPTTTITPITTAWPINQLLPVNNQIEIIPIHAAGQPGNPTTISSQPPHVHQTQTIPVHNIINSHPGGPGTGIVITPVTTLDHQQALLRHHQQQQQQQQQQQAIHVAQLQLQQQHFQQQQQQQQQQQS